A genome region from Nocardiopsis exhalans includes the following:
- a CDS encoding cupin domain-containing protein, whose amino-acid sequence MSPEPETTRPGGPPSLPGGVGLSRLRVYDWPAAPGSDGFCGGSPHMHLACAEAYAVTGGSGAVQTLTTDGFASHPLGEGDLLWFAPGTVHRLVNDGDLRLVVIMQNAGLPEAGDAVLTFPPDVLADPTAYARAVTLDPADPEGSARKRRELAVAGFTELRERLDAGDVSAMTDFHAAALRLVSAGLPAWRTRFEQGPAADVARTAARLDALEAGDTSHLMSAEVLRSEPAPAWGMCGHLEKFETTEPAAKPE is encoded by the coding sequence GTGAGCCCAGAGCCCGAGACCACCCGCCCAGGCGGGCCCCCTTCCCTCCCGGGCGGGGTCGGGCTGTCCCGACTACGCGTCTACGACTGGCCCGCCGCGCCCGGCTCCGACGGTTTCTGCGGCGGTTCCCCGCACATGCACCTGGCGTGCGCCGAGGCGTACGCGGTGACCGGTGGTTCCGGCGCGGTACAGACCCTCACCACGGACGGCTTCGCCTCCCACCCGCTCGGCGAGGGCGACCTCCTGTGGTTCGCCCCCGGAACCGTGCACCGCCTGGTCAACGACGGCGACCTGCGGTTGGTCGTCATCATGCAGAACGCGGGCCTGCCCGAGGCCGGTGACGCCGTCCTCACCTTCCCGCCCGACGTCCTGGCCGACCCGACCGCCTACGCCCGAGCCGTCACCCTCGACCCCGCCGACCCCGAGGGTTCGGCCCGCAAACGACGCGAACTCGCCGTCGCGGGCTTCACCGAGCTGCGCGAGCGCCTGGACGCGGGTGACGTGAGCGCGATGACCGACTTCCACGCCGCCGCCCTGCGTCTGGTCTCCGCCGGCCTGCCCGCCTGGCGGACCCGCTTCGAACAGGGCCCGGCGGCCGACGTCGCCCGCACCGCCGCCCGCCTCGACGCGCTCGAAGCAGGCGACACCTCCCACCTGATGTCCGCAGAGGTCCTCCGGAGCGAGCCCGCCCCGGCCTGGGGCATGTGCGGACACCTCGAGAAGTTCGAGACCACCGAGCCTGCCGCCAAGCCCGAGTAG
- a CDS encoding ATP-binding protein, which yields MDGNEQVVPRVRSWLTRDERLRGEKGFWVALVGSELATNAVRHTASCEKYGWIGVSMEFLGHTTVLLGVLDQGRKWGGPRLKPRVIEREPGEMYPGGRGLWLVDRISEYWWWEGRPDQPLYMRAMIHLDREPDLDD from the coding sequence ATGGACGGCAATGAGCAGGTGGTGCCTCGGGTGCGTTCGTGGCTGACCCGGGACGAGCGGCTCCGGGGTGAGAAGGGGTTCTGGGTGGCGCTGGTGGGCAGCGAGCTGGCCACCAACGCGGTGAGGCACACCGCGAGCTGTGAGAAGTACGGGTGGATCGGGGTCTCGATGGAGTTCCTGGGGCACACGACCGTGCTGCTGGGGGTGCTGGATCAGGGGCGTAAGTGGGGCGGGCCCCGGCTGAAGCCGCGAGTGATCGAGCGGGAGCCGGGGGAGATGTACCCGGGCGGGCGCGGGCTGTGGCTGGTGGACCGAATCTCTGAGTACTGGTGGTGGGAGGGGCGCCCGGACCAGCCGCTGTACATGCGGGCGATGATCCACCTCGACCGGGAACCCGACCTGGACGACTAG